Within the Vagococcus carniphilus genome, the region CATTTATTAACCGGATTATTGAAACCGACGGCTGGAAGTATTTTTTATAACGGTAAAAAGCAATCTAGAAAAGATTTAATTAAAAAAAGCTTTTTAGTGATGCAAGACGTTAATTTCCAATTGTTTTTTGAGACGGTCGAAAAGGAGATCACAGCAAAAGCGAAACGATTAGATTTATTTGAGACGGTTGTTGAGACCCTGCAATTAAATTCACTCTTAGACCGTCATCCGCAAACATTATCAGGTGGAGAAAAGCAAAGAGTTGCTATTGCAAGTGCTGTCCTCTCAGGAAAAGAAATAATTATTTTAGATGAGCCAACTAGTGGATTAGATTTAGTACACATGACAGAAGTGAGTCAGATGATAAAAAAAATAAGAGAATTTAATATTATTTTACTCATTATTTCTCATGACAAGGAGTTTATTAATTCTACTTGTCAAAAAATAATAAAATTAGATAATAAAAATACTGATTAAAAAAATATTTTTATAGAATCTAAATATGTTAAAATAATGTTAGTAATGATAAAGCTAATGAAAAGGAGGACATGAATGGGACTAGGATTAATATGGTTTATTATTGGGGTTTTAATGCCTTTGATATGTTTTTCATATTGGATGTATTTTCGCCCAACAAGTCTTTGGACAGGATTCTTCTTCATTATGTTAGCTGGTTTTCTGTATATAACACTTATTATTCAATTAGAACGAGTTAGTAGCCAATTAGCGATTGCTGTCGCTATGCCAGGAGTTATCTTTTTAGCAATTGTTGGCATTTTTGGCTTATTTACAGGAGTAGTAGCTTTATTTTGGAACGAGAGGGTACTTTTAAAAAGAGAGGGATTTTCATTAAGTAATTTACTTCCCTTACTTGTTGCACTGGGCTTAATTGCTTTTCAGGTAATGGTTGTTGTCTTAGCATATTATGGACATAATCCTTATGTAATTGCTTTTTCAATGTTTATTAGCATGTGCTTTTCTTATGTGATATCTGTTTTCTTTTTCTACCTGATAACATCCTTTTTATACAATGTATTTCCAACATTTGGAAAAGTCGATTACATCATTGTTTTAGGAGCGGGTTTAATCGATGGAGAAAGAGTTACACCCTTATTAGCGAGTCGAATTGATGTTGCGGTGAAATTGTTTAATAAACAAAAAAATAAAAAAAATCATGAACCAACCATTATTTTATCAGGTGGGCAAGGACCTGATGAAAAAATATCAGAAGCTCAAGCAATGATGAATTATATAGTAGATAAAAATTATCAACTTGGCTCTGTATATTTAGAAGAAAAATCAAAAAATACAAAAGAGAACCTTCAATTATCAGAAGCAATTGCCTATCAAAAAGATAATATTAAAAATTTCAATCGTAAAAATATTGTTATAGCTTCTAACAATTACCATATTTTACGTGCAGGTAAATTAGCTTACCAATCAGGCATTTTTGCTAGAGGAATTGGAGCTAAAACTAAATTTTACTATTTACCAACTGCTTTTATTAGAGAATATATCGGATACCTCGCTTTAACGAAAAAAAGACATTTAATTATTTTTGGCTGTATCTTCTTTATTTCTCTTTTAATGTTAGCTCTACAACTTTTTGTTTCTTAAAAAGACTAAACTCATTTTTCTTGATGAGTCTAGTCTTTTTTTAGGTTAGTATGATTCAATCGGATAAATTAACACATCAAGTTATTTTTAATCAGAAAAAGTTCTTAATATTTTCTGAGTTTTAAAAGAAAACTACCAAAAGGAAGTAAATATTTGATATAGTAAGATTATTAAAAAAATTATTGTTATGTTAGAAAGGATTTAATGAATGAAGAAGTTTAGTTTATATGTTGTAAGTTTTGTAATGACACTAATGGTGGGTGCTACTATCTTATCTCAAGAAGTATTAGCAGAAGAAAAAGCACAGCCATCTATGATGGATTTGATAAAAGAAGCTAATTATCAAGTTATTGAATCAGATAAACCTAAATCAGCTATTTTAATTGATGCGAACACAGGAAAATTTCTGTGGGGTGAAAATGAAGATTCTCCACATAACCCAGCAAGCATAATGAAATTAATGTCTATTTACCTTGTTTATGAAGCGATGGAAAAAGGTAAATTTAATATGGATACAATGGTAGAAGCAACAGAAAGACATCAACAAATAGCAAATATTTATGAAATTAGTAATAATAAAATCGTGGCAGGTGTGTCTTATCCTGTTAAAGAGCTTATCCCAATGGCTCTTGTTCCGTCTTCAAACGTAGCAACAATGATGTTAGCTGAACAAGTTGAACCAGATGCGGTTAAATTTTTACAAATGATGAACGATAAAGCAAAAGAGTTAGGTATGTCTAATACTAAAATTGTTAATGCTACAGGTGCTGAAATCTCATCTTTCCAAGGGTTGTATGCTAAAGAAGGAATTGATACAAGTAGTTTGGATATAAATGGTTCAAACGAAACCACAGCAAAAGATTTTTCTATTTTTACGTATAATCTAATCAAGAATTTCCCTCAAATTTTAGAATATACAAGTAAACCAACTGTGACTGTCATGGAAGGAACACCAAATGAAGAAAAATTTGAAACTTATAATTACTCCATTCCTTCACCAGATAAAGTTTATGATGATGTGGACGGAGATTATGGTTTTGAAGGTGTAGATGGTTTAAAAACTGGTTCTAGCCCATCTGGCGCCTTTAATTTAGATGTAACAGCTAAACGTGGTGATTTACGCCTAATCGCAATTGTATTTGGTGTGGGTGATTGGAGTGACCAAACAGGAGAGTATAAACGTCATCCGTTTGCTAATGCTATTTTAAACTATGGATTCAATCATTTTGAATACAAAGAACTTGTTAAAAAAGGAAAGCAAATAATTGATGAAAAAGAAATTGATGTTTTAGAAAATCTTTCTGATGTTGTCAAAAAAGACGAAACACCTAAAGTTCTCATCAATGAAAACAAAACGATTACGCTAGATAACCCATTAAAACCGGTATCTGAAAAAATCAAACCAGTTGAGACTAAATATGAAACAGTCGAAAAAGATATCGCAACGGATGTTGTTGACACGACAAAAAAACATACTAAAAATTTAATTGATACGCTAAAAAACACAGTTGATTTATCTAACCCAATTATTAAGGCAGCTGTTATTGTGTTTGGTTCAATTTTATTGTTATTATTGATTTTGATTATTCTTTTAATTAGATCTAATAGAAGAAGAAAAAAAGCTCGTCAAAGACAAGAAAGAAGAAGTAGTAGAGTGAATCAACCTGAAGAATAATAAATATTAGGAGGCATTTATATGAATACTATCTCAAGTAATTATCAACTAAGTAATGGGCAAATGATACCTGTCGTTGGATTTGGTACTTGGCAAGCTCCTGACGGAAATGTAGCTGAAAAAGCTGTTCTTGATGCTTTAGAAGCTGGTTACAGACATATTGATACAGCAGCTATCTATAAAAACGAAGCTAGTGTTGGCCGTGCCATTAAGAAAAGTGGTATCAAAAGAGAAGAACTCTTTTTAACAACCAAGTTGTGGAATGATAGTCATTCGTATGAAAAAGCGACTAAGGCAATAGATGATTCTTTAAAACGTTTAGATGTTGATTATGTAGACTTGTATTTAATTCATTGGCCAAACCCTGTAGATATTCGAGGAGAATATAGTAAATGGAATGCTGAGAGTTGGCAAGCGATGGAAGAAGCGGTAGAAGCAGGGAAAATTAAATCGATAGGAGTTTCTAATTTTCATCCTCATCATTTAGAAGAACTGTTAAAAACGGCTAGGATAAAACCAGTAGTAAACCAAATTTTCTTAAATCCAAGTGACCATCAGGCAAAAATTGTTGAATTTTGTCAAAAACAAGATATCTTGTTAGAAGCATATAGTCCTCTTGGAACAGGCGAAATTCTTGGTTTAAATGAATTAAATGATATAGCGAAACGTTATAACAAAACAAGTGCACAAGTTGTTTTGAGATGGTCGTTACAAAAAGGATTTTTACCATTACCAAAATCAGTAACACCTAAGAGAATTAAAGAAAATCTAGCTATCTTTGATTTTGAATTATCTAAAGAGGATATGGCTCTATTAGCTCAACTAGAAGGTAAAGCAGGATTTGCAAAAGACCCTGATAATGTAGACTTTTAAATAAAGAAAACGATACTTGAAAAAAAGTATCGTTTTTTGTTTTATTATAGTTGAAAGTAATCATTATTTACTATAGTATTTAGTATTGATAGATAGAGAGGTGACAGGATGAAAAACTTCATAAAAATTATTTCGAATCGAGCTATTATTATTGGTTTACTAATATTACTTCAATTAGGTTTATTGTTTGCTATTATTGTTAGATTTGAAGAGTATTTTGTTTATTTTTATACGATTTACATCATGGTTTCAGCGGCAGTTATCATCAAAATTGTCAATAATCGGAGTAACCCGGCTTATAAGATTGCCTGGATTATTCCAATTATGTTAATTCCGATTTTTGGAACGGTGATTTATCTTGTATTTGGACGTATTCGATTTACTAAAGAAGAAAAACAAAAAATGTCTTTAATTCAAGAAAAAGAAAAAGAGGCAAATCTCAAAACAGTTTGTAGTGTCACCATAGATGATGGGAATGAGGATGCCAAAATCCAATCTAATTATCTGAGTCAATACGGTGAAGGAGCTCTTTTCAAACATACTTCTAGTCAGTATTTTCCATTAGGAGAACAAGCTTTTAAAGCAATGCTTGAAGAGTTAGAAAAAGCTGAAAAATATATCTTCATGGAGTATTTCATCGTTGAAGAAGGAAAAATGTGGGATGCAATTTTAGAAATACTTGAAAGAAAAGCTAAAGAAGGTTTGGATGTTCGCTTTATTTATGATGATTTCGGTTGTTTAACCACATTACCACATCATTATTACCGAAAACTTGAGAATATGGGGATAAAATCATGTGTCTTCAATCCGTTTATTCCAGTCTTATCTCCAGTTTTTAATAACCGAAATCACCGTAAAATTACAGTGATTGATGGAAAAGTTGCTTTTACAGGTGGTATAAATTTAGCAGATGAATATATCAATGAAGTGGAACGTTTTGGTCATTGGAAAGATAATTCCATCATGGTAAAAGGAGAGGCAGCCTGGGGATTTACCTTGCTATTTCTTTCATTATGGGAATTTATTTATAAAAATGATGATAATATTGCAGACTTCTATCCGGATTTTGAAGAGGATCACTTAGTAGATAGTGAAGGTTATTATCAGCCTTACGTAGATTCACCCTTTGATGCTGAAACGGTGGGAATTAATGTTTATTTAAACTTAATTAATCGTGCTAAAAAGTATGTTTATATAACAACACCTTACTTAATTATTGATAATCTTTTAATGGAAGCCCTGTGTACAGCGGCAAAAGGTGGAGTAGATGTTCGAATTATTGTTCCTCATAAACCTGATAAATGGTATGTCCATGCAGTGACAAAATCAAATTATTCTCAACTAATTGAAGCGGGTGTAAAAATCTATGAGTATACTCCTGGTTTTATTCATTCTAAAACTTTTGTTGTAGATGATTTGTATGCGACTGTCGGAACAATAAATCTAGATTACCGCAGTTTATTTTTACATTTTGAATGTGGTGTTTGGATGTACAAAACAACCTCAGTTATGGAAGTTTATGAGGATCATATTCAAACAGAAGCAATGAGTCAATTGGTTACACTTGAAGAAGCAAGAAGTATCAGTTGGTTAAGAAAAGTTGGTCGTGCTACGTTAGCAGTCTTTTCGCCGTTGCTATAAGAGGTAAAAAAGTTTTCATCTAAATAGTAGAGAGGCTGACAATTAGTCAACCTCTTTTTTTGAAGATAAAATTGATAAAAAAAATAAAGAAATATGATATGATACTTGGTAAAGATAAGTAAGAAAAGAGTGGAAATATGGTAGCAATTTATCTAGATCATGCAGCAACTACACCTATGCATGAAGATGTCATTAAAGAAATGACTCGTATAATGTCAGATGTTTATGGAAATCCGTCTAGTATTCACCAATTTGGCCGAAAAGCAGACTTTGAATTAGAAAATGCTAGAGAAAATATTGCTAAGGCAATTAACGCTAACCCGACTGAAATTATTTTTAATAGTGGGGGAACAGAAGGTGATAATACTGCTTTAATTCAAACGGCAATTGACCGTAAAGAAAATGGTCAACATATTATTACAACAAATATTGAACATAGTGCGGTTTCACATTCCTTAGAGTATCTAGCAGATTTAGGATTTGAAATTACTTATTTACCAGTAAATGAAAATGGTTCGATTAGTGTTGAACAAGTAGAGGCAGCATTGAGAGACGATACTATTTTAGTCACAACTATGTATGGAAATAATGAGGTAGGAACTATTCTTCCCATCAAAGAAATTGGTGAGTTACTAAAAGATCATCAAGCTTTATTTCATACTGACGCAGTTCAAGCTTTTGGCACTGAAAAAATTGATGTGAAAGAACTTAATGTTGATTATTTGAGTATCTCAGGACATAAGATCAATGGTCCCAAGGGAGTCGGCTTTTTGTATATTAAAAAAGGTGCTCCAGTTCCTGTCATGTTGCACGGTGGTGAACAAGAAGAGAAAAAAAGAGCAGGTACTGAAAATCTGTCTGGAATTGTTGGATTAAGTAAAGCGATAGAAATCCTAACAGATGAACAAAAACAAGCTAACAGAAAAAAATATGAAGGATTTAAAGAAATTATTTTTTCTA harbors:
- a CDS encoding YdcF family protein codes for the protein MGLGLIWFIIGVLMPLICFSYWMYFRPTSLWTGFFFIMLAGFLYITLIIQLERVSSQLAIAVAMPGVIFLAIVGIFGLFTGVVALFWNERVLLKREGFSLSNLLPLLVALGLIAFQVMVVVLAYYGHNPYVIAFSMFISMCFSYVISVFFFYLITSFLYNVFPTFGKVDYIIVLGAGLIDGERVTPLLASRIDVAVKLFNKQKNKKNHEPTIILSGGQGPDEKISEAQAMMNYIVDKNYQLGSVYLEEKSKNTKENLQLSEAIAYQKDNIKNFNRKNIVIASNNYHILRAGKLAYQSGIFARGIGAKTKFYYLPTAFIREYIGYLALTKKRHLIIFGCIFFISLLMLALQLFVS
- a CDS encoding serine hydrolase, yielding MKKFSLYVVSFVMTLMVGATILSQEVLAEEKAQPSMMDLIKEANYQVIESDKPKSAILIDANTGKFLWGENEDSPHNPASIMKLMSIYLVYEAMEKGKFNMDTMVEATERHQQIANIYEISNNKIVAGVSYPVKELIPMALVPSSNVATMMLAEQVEPDAVKFLQMMNDKAKELGMSNTKIVNATGAEISSFQGLYAKEGIDTSSLDINGSNETTAKDFSIFTYNLIKNFPQILEYTSKPTVTVMEGTPNEEKFETYNYSIPSPDKVYDDVDGDYGFEGVDGLKTGSSPSGAFNLDVTAKRGDLRLIAIVFGVGDWSDQTGEYKRHPFANAILNYGFNHFEYKELVKKGKQIIDEKEIDVLENLSDVVKKDETPKVLINENKTITLDNPLKPVSEKIKPVETKYETVEKDIATDVVDTTKKHTKNLIDTLKNTVDLSNPIIKAAVIVFGSILLLLLILIILLIRSNRRRKKARQRQERRSSRVNQPEE
- a CDS encoding aldo/keto reductase; protein product: MNTISSNYQLSNGQMIPVVGFGTWQAPDGNVAEKAVLDALEAGYRHIDTAAIYKNEASVGRAIKKSGIKREELFLTTKLWNDSHSYEKATKAIDDSLKRLDVDYVDLYLIHWPNPVDIRGEYSKWNAESWQAMEEAVEAGKIKSIGVSNFHPHHLEELLKTARIKPVVNQIFLNPSDHQAKIVEFCQKQDILLEAYSPLGTGEILGLNELNDIAKRYNKTSAQVVLRWSLQKGFLPLPKSVTPKRIKENLAIFDFELSKEDMALLAQLEGKAGFAKDPDNVDF
- the cls gene encoding cardiolipin synthase, coding for MKNFIKIISNRAIIIGLLILLQLGLLFAIIVRFEEYFVYFYTIYIMVSAAVIIKIVNNRSNPAYKIAWIIPIMLIPIFGTVIYLVFGRIRFTKEEKQKMSLIQEKEKEANLKTVCSVTIDDGNEDAKIQSNYLSQYGEGALFKHTSSQYFPLGEQAFKAMLEELEKAEKYIFMEYFIVEEGKMWDAILEILERKAKEGLDVRFIYDDFGCLTTLPHHYYRKLENMGIKSCVFNPFIPVLSPVFNNRNHRKITVIDGKVAFTGGINLADEYINEVERFGHWKDNSIMVKGEAAWGFTLLFLSLWEFIYKNDDNIADFYPDFEEDHLVDSEGYYQPYVDSPFDAETVGINVYLNLINRAKKYVYITTPYLIIDNLLMEALCTAAKGGVDVRIIVPHKPDKWYVHAVTKSNYSQLIEAGVKIYEYTPGFIHSKTFVVDDLYATVGTINLDYRSLFLHFECGVWMYKTTSVMEVYEDHIQTEAMSQLVTLEEARSISWLRKVGRATLAVFSPLL
- a CDS encoding cysteine desulfurase family protein, yielding MVAIYLDHAATTPMHEDVIKEMTRIMSDVYGNPSSIHQFGRKADFELENARENIAKAINANPTEIIFNSGGTEGDNTALIQTAIDRKENGQHIITTNIEHSAVSHSLEYLADLGFEITYLPVNENGSISVEQVEAALRDDTILVTTMYGNNEVGTILPIKEIGELLKDHQALFHTDAVQAFGTEKIDVKELNVDYLSISGHKINGPKGVGFLYIKKGAPVPVMLHGGEQEEKKRAGTENLSGIVGLSKAIEILTDEQKQANRKKYEGFKEIIFSTLDKNQIDYEFNGDKNNHLAHILNIWFKGIPSNILLSKLDLLGFAISTGSACSAGNVAPSPVIQMMKKEHPNAAVESIRISFGYGLKESDIELFSEKLVETIKSFDL